The following proteins are co-located in the Microbulbifer sp. VAAF005 genome:
- a CDS encoding alpha-amylase family glycosyl hydrolase yields MKKLHSLFIAKLLSASLLGAALFGTAGCSQESSPEEIQPAEKVAEKKTVIYQVLPRLFGNTNRTNKPWGTLEQNGVGKFSDFTPKALNEIHALGATHIWYTGALHHALVGDYTEYGISNDDPDVVKGRAGSPYAIKDYYSVNPDLANNPAERLQEFRALVERSHAAGLKVIIDIVPNHVARAYHSLDKPQGVQDFGAGDNTQVTYARNNNFYYVVGEDFRVPVAEDSYQPLNGEANDLVDGQFVESPAKWTGNGARSAQPAMHDWYETVKINFGVRPDNSKNFSELPQEYAERDYRAHAQFWADKKVPDTWEKFRDIAHYWLDFGVDGFRYDMAGMVPVEFWSYLNSSIKMRNPNTLLLAEIYTPERYRDYLHLGKMDYLYDKVGTYDAIRAVMENKGSADKIAEVQASLVDISSHMLRFMENHDEQRIASPQFSGNPEAGKPAMLVSAALSPAPTLVYFGQELGEPANKDAGFGKASRTTIFDYWSVPSVRRWNNEGAFDTALLTKEEKELRSFYQRLLNFSKQSPALLGDYLDLHSYNRKQNSGYGEKQFSFARWSEHEKLLVIANFDNRAVEFDFQLPTALLEAWKLQPGSYLVESQISNKVANLILETDQASTKIQLAPYESHIFAISTAPQK; encoded by the coding sequence ATGAAGAAGTTACACTCCCTGTTTATTGCCAAACTCCTTTCGGCTTCCCTACTAGGCGCTGCTCTATTCGGCACTGCCGGCTGCAGCCAGGAGAGCAGCCCGGAAGAAATACAGCCCGCTGAAAAAGTTGCGGAGAAAAAAACTGTTATCTACCAAGTGCTACCGCGCTTATTTGGCAACACTAACCGCACCAACAAACCCTGGGGCACACTCGAACAGAATGGTGTGGGTAAGTTCTCCGACTTTACCCCAAAAGCACTGAATGAAATCCACGCGCTGGGCGCCACCCATATCTGGTACACCGGCGCCCTGCACCACGCGCTCGTTGGCGACTATACCGAATACGGTATCAGCAACGATGATCCAGATGTGGTCAAAGGCCGCGCCGGCTCTCCCTATGCCATCAAGGATTACTACAGCGTAAACCCGGACTTGGCCAATAACCCAGCAGAGCGATTACAGGAATTCCGCGCACTGGTGGAACGCAGCCACGCGGCCGGTTTGAAAGTGATTATCGACATAGTGCCTAACCATGTAGCCCGCGCCTATCATTCTCTCGACAAACCCCAAGGCGTGCAGGATTTTGGAGCTGGCGACAACACCCAGGTCACCTACGCCCGCAACAACAATTTCTACTATGTGGTGGGCGAAGACTTCCGCGTGCCCGTTGCAGAAGACAGTTATCAGCCACTCAATGGCGAAGCCAATGATCTTGTCGATGGGCAGTTTGTAGAGAGTCCAGCTAAATGGACCGGTAATGGCGCGCGCAGTGCACAACCTGCCATGCACGACTGGTATGAAACCGTCAAAATTAATTTTGGCGTTCGCCCCGATAACAGCAAGAACTTTTCTGAGCTACCCCAGGAATATGCCGAGCGTGACTACCGGGCCCACGCCCAGTTTTGGGCAGACAAGAAAGTCCCAGACACCTGGGAAAAATTCCGCGATATCGCCCACTACTGGCTGGACTTTGGCGTGGACGGATTCCGCTATGATATGGCCGGTATGGTGCCGGTAGAATTCTGGAGCTACCTGAATTCCTCCATCAAAATGCGCAACCCCAACACACTGTTACTTGCCGAAATCTATACTCCAGAGCGCTATCGGGATTATCTGCATCTGGGCAAAATGGATTATCTCTACGATAAAGTCGGTACTTACGACGCTATTCGTGCGGTCATGGAGAACAAGGGCAGCGCAGATAAAATCGCAGAGGTACAGGCAAGCCTGGTAGATATTTCCTCTCATATGTTGCGCTTTATGGAGAACCACGACGAGCAGCGTATTGCCAGCCCACAATTTTCTGGCAACCCAGAGGCAGGCAAACCTGCAATGCTGGTGTCTGCCGCGCTTTCTCCAGCCCCTACCTTGGTTTACTTTGGCCAGGAGTTGGGAGAGCCCGCCAACAAAGATGCCGGCTTCGGTAAAGCCAGCCGCACCACCATTTTCGACTACTGGTCAGTACCCAGTGTGCGCCGTTGGAACAATGAGGGCGCTTTTGACACTGCACTGCTGACAAAAGAAGAAAAAGAGCTGCGCAGCTTCTACCAGCGCCTGCTTAATTTCTCCAAACAGAGCCCGGCCTTACTTGGCGATTACCTGGACTTGCACAGCTACAACCGCAAGCAAAACTCTGGCTATGGGGAAAAACAATTCTCCTTTGCCCGCTGGAGTGAACATGAAAAATTGTTAGTAATCGCCAACTTCGATAACAGGGCAGTGGAGTTTGATTTTCAGTTGCCTACAGCACTTCTAGAGGCCTGGAAACTACAACCGGGCAGCTACCTGGTCGAAAGCCAGATATCCAATAAGGTGGCAAACCTTATCTTGGAAACAGACCAAGCCTCCACAAAGATCCAGTTGGCACCCTACGAAAGCCATATTTTTGCAATATCCACTGCTCCCCAGAAATAG
- a CDS encoding TIM-barrel domain-containing protein, with translation MILKLPLLRLVCLAATLCLSAQSLAAEQRNYRDHTMSEDSLTVQTSEGEVTLTPVGPSALSVHYRREGLKQLPSFALASDSAGRPEATLKQKGDKLVYRTGSLTAVIHKSPFRIEYLRGSEQILSEESGFFATETMRGFRFALSPEEKLLGGGERVMGMDRRGQRLPLYNRAHYGYTTESNQMYFSLPAVLSSNKYILLFDNSATGTLDLGANEEDILQFEAVAGRTAYIVVAGDTYPQLLENYVSTTGKQPLPPRWALGNFASRFGYHSEAEVRATVDKFAEEDFPLDALVLDLYWFGPDIKGHMGNLAWDKEAFPEPEKMMADLKARGINTILVTEPFVLSTSERWQEAVANNALAKNLAGEPKRFDFYFGNTGLIDVFSEDGRDWFWNIYDGLLEQGVAGWWGDLGEPEVHPSDTVHAIGMADEIHNAFGHAWAQLLHERQTAKHPERRPFIMMRAGFAGSQRYGMIPWTGDVAREWGGLQPQVELALSMGLLGFGYTHSDLGGFAGGEKFDRELYIRWLQYGVFQPVYRPHAQEHIASEPVFHDRRTRDILREYVKLRYRLLPYNYTLAFENSQTGMPLIRPLFFENESDLSLLDYKDAYLWGQDFLVAPVVEEDLDEVAVKLPGGTWFDYWTDEQYSGDQALVEVNLKTIPVLVRAGAIIPTIDDVHSSRDYSSKNLTLDYYAHPSAAKSERYVYEDDGATAQAFEKGKYEKLHFSAENKQQGLAFAFNREGDGYTGMPESRTVTLKIHNWQQVPVQLNISGESLPIFDSEKVFAQAPRGAWYNKRKQQLLVKFDWHKEPLDLMLKNQ, from the coding sequence ATGATCCTAAAACTCCCACTCCTGCGCCTGGTATGTCTCGCAGCTACACTCTGCCTGAGCGCTCAATCCCTGGCCGCTGAACAGCGCAACTACCGCGATCACACCATGAGCGAAGACTCACTAACTGTACAGACGAGTGAGGGCGAGGTCACCCTCACCCCGGTTGGTCCGTCAGCGCTATCGGTGCACTATCGCCGCGAGGGCCTGAAGCAGTTGCCCTCATTTGCGTTGGCCAGCGATTCCGCCGGCCGACCCGAGGCTACGCTGAAGCAAAAAGGGGACAAGCTCGTTTACCGCACTGGCTCGCTTACTGCAGTCATCCACAAGTCTCCCTTCCGAATCGAGTACTTGCGCGGTAGCGAACAAATCCTGAGTGAAGAGAGTGGTTTCTTTGCCACCGAGACGATGCGCGGATTCCGTTTCGCACTGTCGCCAGAGGAAAAACTGCTGGGTGGCGGAGAGCGGGTTATGGGGATGGACCGTCGCGGTCAACGCCTGCCCCTGTATAACCGTGCCCATTACGGATACACCACCGAATCCAACCAGATGTATTTTTCCCTGCCAGCAGTACTGTCCAGCAACAAATACATTCTGCTGTTCGACAACTCTGCCACCGGCACCCTGGATCTGGGCGCAAACGAAGAAGATATCCTGCAATTTGAAGCTGTAGCCGGGCGCACCGCTTACATCGTGGTAGCCGGTGATACTTATCCACAGTTGCTGGAAAATTATGTATCCACAACTGGCAAACAGCCCCTGCCACCCCGTTGGGCCCTGGGTAACTTCGCCTCGCGCTTTGGCTATCACAGCGAAGCTGAAGTCCGCGCAACCGTGGATAAGTTTGCCGAAGAAGATTTCCCCCTGGACGCCCTGGTGTTGGACCTCTACTGGTTTGGCCCGGATATCAAAGGCCATATGGGCAACCTGGCTTGGGATAAGGAGGCCTTTCCCGAACCAGAAAAGATGATGGCCGACCTTAAAGCCCGCGGCATCAATACCATCCTGGTGACCGAACCTTTTGTCCTCTCCACCTCCGAACGCTGGCAGGAAGCCGTGGCGAATAATGCCCTGGCCAAAAACCTGGCCGGAGAGCCCAAGCGTTTTGATTTCTACTTCGGCAATACCGGCCTGATCGATGTCTTCTCCGAAGATGGCCGCGACTGGTTCTGGAATATTTACGACGGGTTATTGGAACAGGGCGTAGCTGGCTGGTGGGGCGACCTGGGTGAACCGGAAGTTCACCCCTCCGATACCGTTCACGCAATCGGTATGGCCGATGAAATCCACAATGCCTTCGGCCACGCCTGGGCGCAATTACTACACGAACGCCAAACGGCAAAACACCCTGAACGCCGCCCCTTTATTATGATGCGCGCCGGTTTTGCCGGCTCCCAGCGCTACGGCATGATCCCCTGGACCGGCGACGTCGCTCGGGAATGGGGTGGCTTACAGCCTCAGGTGGAATTGGCTCTGAGTATGGGCTTGCTGGGCTTTGGCTACACCCATTCAGACCTGGGTGGCTTTGCCGGCGGCGAGAAATTTGACCGCGAACTCTATATCCGCTGGTTACAGTACGGCGTATTCCAACCGGTTTACCGCCCGCACGCCCAGGAGCATATTGCTTCCGAGCCAGTTTTCCACGATCGCCGCACCCGCGATATCCTGCGCGAATATGTAAAACTGCGCTATCGCCTGCTGCCCTACAACTACACCCTCGCCTTCGAAAACAGCCAGACCGGCATGCCACTGATTCGCCCGCTGTTTTTCGAAAACGAAAGTGACCTCTCCCTACTGGACTACAAGGATGCCTACCTGTGGGGTCAGGATTTCCTCGTTGCCCCGGTCGTGGAAGAAGATCTGGATGAGGTCGCGGTAAAACTGCCCGGCGGCACCTGGTTCGATTACTGGACTGATGAACAATATTCTGGCGATCAGGCCCTGGTAGAAGTGAACCTGAAAACGATTCCTGTACTGGTGCGGGCCGGCGCCATTATTCCCACCATTGACGATGTCCACAGCAGCCGCGATTACTCCAGTAAAAACCTGACCCTGGACTACTACGCGCACCCATCAGCAGCAAAGTCCGAGCGCTATGTTTATGAGGATGATGGCGCTACCGCGCAGGCTTTTGAAAAAGGCAAATACGAGAAGCTGCATTTCTCAGCTGAAAACAAACAGCAAGGTTTAGCCTTCGCCTTTAATCGCGAAGGCGACGGTTATACCGGTATGCCGGAATCCCGCACGGTCACTTTAAAGATCCACAACTGGCAACAAGTACCCGTGCAGCTCAATATTAGCGGCGAATCCCTGCCTATTTTCGACAGTGAAAAAGTCTTTGCTCAGGCACCCCGTGGGGCCTGGTACAACAAGCGCAAGCAGCAACTGCTGGTTAAATTTGACTGGCATAAAGAACCGCTGGATTTAATGCTCAAAAATCAATAA
- a CDS encoding MFS transporter, with protein sequence MTQSASSAVAPQAQQPRLPFWQVWNVSLGFLGVQFGFSLQNANASRILSDLGADLHSLSLFWIVAPLMGLIVQPIVGSASDRTWSRFGRRNPFILFGAIAAALGMAFMPNAGIVVAIVAPIIFGGVMLALMDAAFNVTMQPFRALVSDMVPSEQRTLGYSIQSLLINIGAIFGSMLPFILTNVIGLENTARAGEVAPSVIWAFYIGATVLLGSVLWTVLRTKEYPPEQYNAYKGLDSAQLERERQQKTPLAKRLIGFFQLLIKMPRTMRQLALVQFFSWFALFIMWVYTTPAITQHVWGVEAKWFDPAYLESVKEIPAHIAAAKGAAGDWVGIIFAAYSLFAAIFSIVLARLSQVLGRKLTYSLSLALGGLGYISFLFFQGGDPTQVNLLITEVSVPSGALGLLLPMVGVGIAWAAILAMPYAILSDSLPADKTGVYMGIFNFTIAAPQIVSALVAGLILKTVFENQAIYIIVLAGVCMLLGAISVALVRESSEPEPALKATTTA encoded by the coding sequence ATGACCCAATCAGCAAGCAGCGCCGTTGCGCCGCAAGCCCAGCAACCGCGCTTGCCCTTTTGGCAGGTGTGGAATGTCAGTCTCGGTTTTCTCGGGGTGCAATTTGGCTTTTCTCTGCAAAATGCCAATGCCAGTAGAATCTTGTCTGATCTGGGGGCGGACCTTCACTCCCTGTCTCTATTCTGGATAGTGGCGCCGCTAATGGGACTGATCGTACAGCCGATCGTGGGTTCAGCTTCGGATAGGACCTGGAGTCGCTTCGGTCGCCGCAACCCCTTTATCCTTTTTGGTGCCATCGCCGCAGCCCTGGGGATGGCGTTTATGCCCAATGCCGGGATTGTGGTGGCGATAGTGGCCCCCATTATCTTTGGCGGCGTTATGTTGGCCCTGATGGACGCGGCCTTTAACGTGACCATGCAGCCTTTCCGCGCCCTGGTATCCGACATGGTGCCATCAGAGCAGCGCACCCTGGGTTACTCGATACAGTCTTTGCTGATTAACATTGGCGCCATCTTCGGCTCCATGTTGCCATTCATCCTGACTAATGTGATTGGTCTGGAAAATACTGCCCGTGCGGGAGAGGTGGCGCCCTCCGTTATATGGGCTTTCTATATCGGCGCCACAGTGCTGCTGGGCAGTGTGTTGTGGACTGTGCTGCGCACCAAGGAGTATCCGCCGGAGCAGTACAATGCCTATAAAGGTCTCGACTCCGCGCAACTTGAGCGGGAGAGACAGCAAAAAACCCCACTGGCAAAGCGCTTGATCGGTTTTTTCCAGCTGCTAATTAAAATGCCGCGCACTATGCGCCAGCTGGCCCTGGTGCAATTCTTCTCCTGGTTTGCCCTGTTTATTATGTGGGTTTACACCACGCCTGCGATCACTCAGCACGTTTGGGGAGTGGAAGCCAAGTGGTTTGATCCCGCCTATCTGGAAAGCGTCAAAGAAATTCCCGCACATATCGCTGCCGCTAAGGGTGCTGCCGGTGACTGGGTAGGAATTATTTTTGCTGCTTACTCCCTGTTTGCAGCGATCTTCTCTATTGTCCTGGCCCGTTTGTCTCAGGTGCTGGGGCGTAAGCTCACTTATTCCCTATCGCTGGCACTGGGCGGTTTGGGATACATCAGCTTCCTGTTCTTCCAGGGGGGCGATCCCACACAGGTGAATCTGTTGATTACAGAAGTTTCCGTACCCAGTGGCGCCCTGGGATTATTGCTACCGATGGTGGGTGTGGGCATTGCCTGGGCCGCTATTCTGGCGATGCCCTATGCGATCCTCTCCGACTCACTGCCGGCGGATAAGACTGGTGTTTATATGGGGATTTTTAATTTCACTATCGCAGCCCCGCAGATTGTTTCCGCCCTGGTAGCTGGCTTGATATTGAAAACAGTTTTCGAAAACCAGGCAATTTACATCATTGTTCTGGCGGGGGTGTGTATGTTGCTTGGAGCTATATCGGTGGCGCTGGTGAGGGAGAGTTCAGAACCCGAGCCCGCATTAAAGGCAACTACTACAGCTTGA
- a CDS encoding alanine/glycine:cation symporter family protein: MSIFPAIDQALEAFASFVWGPPLLVLLVGGGLALLIYSRGRPYRHLGHSIGLLSGRYDDPNDPGQVNHSQALSTALSGTLGLGNISGVAIAITIGGPGAIFWMWVTALVGVATKFYTATLAVMFRGRDASGELQGGPMYVIREGLGRRWMPLAVLFAVAGLCGMLPVFQSNQTTQLLRESFAEPLGWVAPGGSLTFDFVIGLLIAVASAYVIAGRIQRIGKFSARVVPGMVLFYLGMTLVVIASFWEQVPAAFALIFSDAFSGQAIAGGTLGSVITVGVSRGAFSNEAGIGTESLAHGAAKTREPVREGVVAMLGPIVDTLVICTCTALVILLTGAWQQEGDIAGVTLTAQAFSQVFGRFGPILLLLMVLPLAFSTIVTCWYYGMKCYVFLFGGRWQGLYTGLYMVLIILGAVASLSAVNSIIIGMYAVMAIPTMVSTLLLARHVNRAAHDYFTRMDLTKRKEAEAS; encoded by the coding sequence ATGTCGATATTCCCTGCTATTGATCAGGCATTAGAGGCTTTTGCCAGCTTTGTCTGGGGTCCACCTTTATTAGTGCTACTTGTTGGTGGCGGCCTCGCGCTATTAATCTATTCTCGTGGCCGTCCCTACCGCCATCTTGGGCACAGTATTGGGCTTTTAAGTGGCCGATATGATGATCCCAATGACCCTGGCCAAGTGAATCATAGCCAAGCGCTATCCACAGCGCTTTCGGGAACCCTGGGACTTGGCAATATTTCTGGGGTTGCCATCGCAATTACGATTGGTGGGCCTGGGGCGATTTTCTGGATGTGGGTAACCGCCCTGGTGGGGGTGGCTACCAAGTTTTATACAGCGACGCTGGCGGTGATGTTTCGCGGTCGCGATGCCTCCGGGGAACTGCAAGGTGGCCCCATGTATGTTATTCGCGAGGGGTTGGGCCGACGCTGGATGCCGCTCGCGGTACTGTTTGCCGTGGCGGGACTCTGCGGTATGTTGCCGGTGTTTCAGTCCAATCAAACCACGCAGCTATTGCGAGAGTCTTTTGCTGAGCCCTTGGGTTGGGTAGCACCCGGAGGTTCACTCACTTTTGATTTTGTTATTGGCTTATTAATTGCTGTTGCATCGGCCTACGTTATTGCCGGTCGTATCCAGCGTATCGGTAAATTCTCCGCAAGAGTAGTGCCGGGCATGGTACTGTTTTATCTGGGCATGACCCTTGTGGTGATTGCCAGCTTCTGGGAGCAGGTACCGGCAGCATTTGCGCTGATCTTCTCGGATGCTTTCAGTGGTCAAGCTATTGCTGGAGGTACTCTGGGTTCGGTAATCACAGTAGGGGTAAGCCGGGGCGCATTTTCCAATGAGGCGGGTATAGGCACGGAGTCTTTGGCCCATGGTGCAGCGAAAACCCGTGAGCCCGTTCGAGAAGGCGTGGTTGCCATGCTGGGCCCTATTGTAGATACACTGGTTATCTGCACTTGCACTGCCCTGGTGATACTACTGACTGGCGCTTGGCAGCAGGAAGGGGATATTGCCGGCGTTACCCTGACTGCACAGGCATTTTCTCAGGTGTTTGGGCGGTTCGGCCCAATTTTGCTACTGCTAATGGTCCTTCCGCTGGCTTTCAGCACTATCGTTACCTGCTGGTATTACGGTATGAAGTGCTATGTTTTTCTTTTCGGTGGCCGCTGGCAGGGTCTTTATACTGGACTCTACATGGTGCTGATTATATTGGGTGCGGTGGCTTCTTTAAGTGCGGTAAACAGCATCATCATCGGGATGTATGCGGTAATGGCGATTCCAACAATGGTGTCTACTTTATTGCTGGCAAGGCATGTTAATCGAGCGGCTCACGATTATTTTACCCGTATGGATTTAACAAAGAGAAAAGAGGCCGAGGCTTCTTAA
- a CDS encoding L,D-transpeptidase family protein — translation MWFKSNIQGTPRIVIDLSDQMAYFYKGGRLAGMSPVSTGKPGHRTPTGNFRISQKKYSHRSNLYGHYISPRGYVMRSNVDVRRHRKPAGSRFRGASMDYMMRINGPVTLHAGHVPGYPASHGCIRIPWHMAKIFYAHAKVGTKVSVVP, via the coding sequence ATGTGGTTTAAATCCAATATTCAGGGAACACCGCGTATTGTGATCGACCTCAGTGATCAAATGGCATACTTCTATAAGGGCGGGCGCCTGGCCGGTATGTCCCCGGTATCTACCGGCAAACCCGGACACCGCACACCTACCGGTAACTTCCGTATTTCACAGAAGAAATACAGCCATCGATCAAATCTGTACGGTCACTACATCAGCCCACGGGGTTATGTAATGCGCAGCAATGTGGATGTGCGCCGCCACCGCAAACCTGCGGGTTCTCGATTCCGCGGGGCATCTATGGATTACATGATGCGTATCAATGGCCCCGTTACTTTGCATGCCGGCCACGTCCCGGGATATCCCGCCTCTCATGGCTGTATTCGTATCCCCTGGCATATGGCTAAGATTTTTTATGCCCACGCCAAGGTTGGTACCAAGGTGTCCGTGGTGCCTTAA
- a CDS encoding aryl-sulfate sulfotransferase — protein MLPTFFLVFIVILYSNPGVTAEVEQANEALIVLDDEVELTLSMHPLNSLMVNAQVSTSSESRVAIRINSAVTDRRRTNYTDWGTEHDMTLVGLRADTTYRFTALAMLESGDVVLSSTISFKTGSLPEGAPPVEVTTFTEQSEGGVTIFAPSGDRDNTFWGFDEEGEVVWYLHGDVPLTGSPVVRNLQDGNLMLLLDQEARIISFAGETLQSFELPAYHHDAILLENGNLLVLTNAYATIGGQRIKGDAILEVDGQGNTVWEWSAFDHLDTQRFPGELASRESSNGALDWTHSNSLHYISEDNSILLSSRSQSWVVNIDHDSGEVNWIMGRDLDASEEFLEKLFSLQDGTWMASQHAAMLASDGDILIYDNRNESEYSGEIYNSRAVKFSLDTEEMVAVQTWEYVAPKYTNSLGDVDELSGGNILLCVGGPSSASTGNNRDAHIVEVADDQTAETVWEMVVNDTSVYRAERFSWNDISAVSDLSL, from the coding sequence ATGTTGCCCACATTTTTTCTAGTATTTATTGTAATACTTTACAGCAATCCGGGCGTGACTGCTGAGGTAGAGCAAGCGAATGAAGCTCTGATTGTTTTGGATGACGAAGTAGAATTAACCCTTTCGATGCATCCACTAAATAGTTTAATGGTTAATGCGCAAGTATCGACTAGCAGTGAGTCACGAGTGGCGATCAGAATCAATTCGGCGGTAACCGACCGTCGGCGGACAAATTATACCGACTGGGGCACAGAGCATGATATGACCCTAGTAGGTTTAAGGGCCGATACCACTTACCGTTTTACTGCACTGGCAATGCTGGAAAGTGGAGACGTTGTACTGAGCTCGACTATTTCTTTCAAGACTGGTTCGTTACCTGAAGGTGCTCCCCCTGTTGAGGTAACTACGTTTACGGAGCAAAGCGAAGGAGGTGTAACTATTTTTGCACCTTCAGGTGACAGGGATAATACCTTTTGGGGATTCGATGAGGAGGGTGAGGTTGTTTGGTACCTTCACGGAGACGTTCCTCTCACCGGATCTCCGGTAGTGCGCAATTTACAGGATGGCAATTTAATGTTGCTGTTGGATCAGGAAGCAAGAATTATCTCCTTTGCCGGTGAAACGCTCCAATCATTTGAGCTACCAGCCTATCACCACGACGCGATTCTTCTTGAAAATGGAAACCTACTGGTATTAACAAACGCCTATGCAACAATTGGTGGCCAACGGATAAAAGGAGATGCGATTCTCGAAGTGGATGGGCAAGGAAATACTGTATGGGAATGGTCTGCATTCGATCATCTCGATACCCAGCGTTTCCCCGGTGAGTTAGCCAGTCGGGAATCGAGCAATGGTGCGCTGGATTGGACTCACTCTAATTCTTTACACTATATTTCTGAGGATAATTCGATTTTATTGTCAAGTCGATCTCAAAGCTGGGTGGTTAATATTGATCATGATAGTGGCGAAGTGAACTGGATTATGGGTAGGGATTTGGATGCTTCCGAGGAATTTCTTGAGAAATTATTTTCATTGCAAGATGGCACCTGGATGGCTTCTCAGCATGCAGCCATGCTTGCGTCAGACGGAGATATTCTGATTTACGATAATAGGAATGAGTCTGAATACAGTGGTGAAATCTATAATAGCCGCGCAGTGAAATTCTCTTTGGATACAGAGGAAATGGTTGCAGTGCAGACTTGGGAGTACGTTGCACCAAAGTACACCAATTCTTTAGGGGATGTAGATGAACTTTCCGGTGGGAATATTCTACTTTGCGTGGGCGGCCCATCCAGTGCTAGTACCGGCAATAATAGAGATGCACATATTGTTGAAGTCGCCGACGATCAGACTGCAGAGACGGTTTGGGAGATGGTAGTCAATGATACGAGTGTATATCGTGCTGAGCGTTTTTCTTGGAATGATATATCAGCGGTAAGTGATTTATCACTTTAG
- a CDS encoding cupin domain-containing protein has protein sequence MGNFFTQLPGDHSREHFQSLLEGKSCRVERIISYGQSSPETGWYDQDEHEWVLVLSGYGVIEMENGERHHLGKGDNLLIRANQRHRVVETAADEATIWLAVFFQ, from the coding sequence ATGGGTAATTTTTTCACTCAACTACCAGGTGATCACTCTAGGGAGCATTTTCAGAGTTTGCTAGAGGGGAAAAGCTGCAGGGTTGAGCGGATTATATCTTACGGGCAGTCCTCGCCGGAAACAGGGTGGTATGATCAAGATGAGCATGAGTGGGTGTTAGTACTTTCCGGTTATGGTGTTATTGAAATGGAAAATGGTGAGAGGCACCACCTGGGGAAGGGGGATAACTTGTTGATTAGGGCAAATCAAAGGCATCGGGTGGTGGAGACAGCTGCAGATGAGGCCACTATATGGTTGGCAGTTTTCTTTCAGTGA